Genomic window (Streptomyces yatensis):
CGCGGGTGAAGGACTACACCACGGCCGAGCGCGCCCTGGCCGATGGCTTTCCGCTCAACGGCTATCCGCTCGTCACCCACGGCCCGGACACCACCCGTGCCGTCCTCGACGGCATCCAGGGCCCCGGCTTCCCGGTCCAGGTCAGACACGGCTCGGCGCTGCCGGACGACATCATCGCCGCGCTCGTCACGGCCGGGCTGGACGCCACCGAGGGCGGGCCCGTCTCGTACTGCCTGCCCTACAGCCGGGTCCCGCTGCGGGAGGCCACCGCGAGCTGGGCCCGCTCCTGCGAGCGGTTCGCGGAGCTGCGGGACCGGGGCGTCGAGCCCCATCTGGAGAGCTTCGGCGGGTGCATGATGGGCCAGATGTGCCCGCCCGGACTGCTCATCGCCATCACCGTGCTCGAAGGGCTCTTCTTCCACCGGCACGGGCTGCGCAGCATCTCGCTCAGCTACGCCCAGCAGACCGACGCCCGGCAGGACGAGGAGGCGGTGGCCGCGCTGCGGTCGCTGGCCACCGCGTTCCTGCCGGACGACACCGACTGGCACATCGTGGTGTACACCTACATGGGCAAGTACCCGCGTACCCACGGCGGTGCCCTCCTCGTGCTGCGCGCGGCCGCCGAACTCGCCGTCCGCACGGGCGCCACCCGGCTCATCGTCAAGACACCGGCCGAGTCGTACCGCATCCCCACCATCGGGGAGAACGTCGAGGCGCTGGAGTTCGCGGGCGCCGCCGCGGCGGCCGAAGCCGCCAGAACACCCCCGGACCCCGCCCGGGCCCCGGACACCGGTATCGCCGCCGAGGCCCGGCAGCTCATCGAGGCCGTGCTCGACCTCCACCCGGACGTCGGACAGGCCCTGGTGCGCGCCTTCGCCAAGGGCTATCTCGATGTGCCGTACTGTCTGCACTCCGACAACCACGGACGCTCCCGTGGCTATATCGACGAGGCGGGGCGGCTGCGATGGGCATCCGTCGGCTCGATGCCCATCCGGGGCATCACCGGCGGGACACGCGAACACACCGTCGGCAGCTCGGAGTTGCTGTCGGCGCTGTCGTACGTGGAACGCACACACGATCTGCTGGCCCTGCGGAGCCAGGACACGAGGACAAGCGATGCACTGGACGCTGGAACGACTGCTGCCGACCTTCGACAAGCGTGAACACCACAGCCGCCGGATCGACGCCCCGCCGGAGCGGGTCTGGCGCGAACTCATGGACCTGCGGGTCGGCGAACTCGCCATCACCCTCGGTCTGATGAGGGTGCGCGGCGGCCCCAAGACCTGGGTGAACGGTGTCGACACCGGCGCCCACGAAGGCATGGACCTGCGGGTCCTGGACTCGATGGCACCCCGGGAGATGGCCGCCGACCCGCCGCATGAAGTGGTGCTCGGCGACATCGCCCGCTACACCGCGATGCGCCCCGCGCGCCCGGACCTCGAGCGCGGCGATCCCGAGGCGTTCGCACACTTCGACGAGGCGGGCTGGTCCAAGGTGGTGATGAACTTCCGCCTCACCCCCGAGGGCGAGGGCACCCTGCTGTCCACCGAGACCCGGGTGCTGAACACCGACGCCGCCACCCGCCGCGCCTTCGCCCTGTACTGGGGCTTCATGCGGGCGGGCAGCGGCATGATCCGTCATGACCTCCTGCGGGCCATCGCGAAGAAGGTGGCCACCACCGCGGGCTAGGGTCTGTCGTGGGGACCGGACCCCGCGAGCCCGGCCCGGTTCAAACGACAGACCTTAGGACGGCCCGTCCGCCACGACCACGCAGGCGCCGAGATGCCAGGTCTCGTCCTCCTTCGCGGACAGCTCCAGGTCCACCTCGCGTCCGGAGGATCCGCCGTCCAGCGGGATCCTGAGCCAGGTGAACTCCCGGCCGTCGAGCTGCTCGCTCCGGGCCCTGACGATCCCGTCCACCCGGACGATCAGCGACCTGCACAGGGTGTTGGGGTCGCCGGTGAGCAGATGCGCGGTGCAGCGTCCGGCGGGCAGCCTCAGCCGCAGTACGGCCGGGGCGCTGTCGCGTACGTAGTCCCGGCGGACGACATCGAACAGTCCGGTGTCCGTGGCGTCCGGTGTGTTGCCGACCCAGCCGAAGCCGGCGCCCTCGTGCCAGCCGCTCGACGGTGAGAGCCGGGTGTAGTCCTTCAGCACCGGCGCCGAGTCGGGCCCGGCGTCCAGTGCGTGTACGCAGCGGGCGGCGGGTGGCACGACGACGGCCTTGGCCAGGCTGCGCAGCGAGGCGTCGAGCACCGGCACCGCGCCCGACCTCGGGCGCGCGTGCAGGGTGGCGAGTGCGGGCGCCGGCGGCGGCACGACGGACATCTTCACCGTCTCGCCCTCCCGCGAGGCCACGTAGGCGGTCGCCTCCTCGGACCGCCAGCCCTCGGGTACCTCCAGCGCCGTCACCGTGCGCAGCCCGGAGCCCGTCGCGTTGAGGACCTGCACCGGCAGCTCGTTGCGCTCCCCGCCCAGCAGCACGGTGTCGGCCGGGGCGACGATCGCCTGGAGCCAGGCGCGGCGCTCGTCGCGGATCCGGCTCAGGTCGAACCAGTAGGCGACCAGGGTGTCCCGCCACTTGGCGGCCTCGGTGAGCTGCTCCCCGAACTGGCGGTGCACATCGGCGAACCGCCGGTGGTCGACACGGCGCCGCAGCCTCTCCCACTCCGTGCGCATGTCCGCCACCCGCGCCGCGCCGGAGAAGTGGGTGTCGTAGATGTGCTGGATCACCGTCGTGCCGCTGTCCAGCCGGTGGGTGTACGGGACATGGTGGAGGAAGAGGAGCAGCTCCTCGGGGCAGTTCGCAGGCGACTCGTAGGCGTCCCGTGTCGCCCGCGCGTACAGCCCGGTGAAGCCGTCGCCGGTGGCGGCGGTGCGGTCGTAGCCGATGCCCGCGCGGTCCGACTTGTGGAACTGGGTGGTCGTCGTCGGGCTGGGGTCGAAGTGCCCGGTCACCGAGCCGTCCGGCGGATGGGTGAGGTATCCCGTGCCCAGCGGCGAGGTGTAGTCCTCGTAGGTGTGCCAGGAGTCCAGGAGCAGCGTGGAGACCGTCTCGATGACATGCGGGTCGTTGCCGAAGGTCATCCGGGTCCACTCGTCGGCCAGGTCCTGCGCCGACAGGTCCGGGTTCCAGGCCAGCCGTCCGTAGCCATGGGTGTTGGCGGCGGCCAGATGTGAACCGGTCCAGTTCCTGGAGTCGCCGAAGTTCATCACCCCGGCGAATCCGAAGTGGGTGTAGGAGTGCACCCGGCCGGTCACGACACGGGCCACGGTGCTGCCCTCGCCGGCCTTGAGCGTGTCGAAGTCCAGGACCTCCTTCCACTGCGGGACCAGATAGCACAGATGGGTGGCGTGTCCCGTGTACTCCTGTGTCACCTGGAGTTCGATCATCGAGTTGGTATGCGGCAGCGAGCCGAAGAGCGGGTGGGCGGGCTCGCGGACCTGGAAGTCGATCGGCCCGTTCTTGATCTGCACCACGGCGTTGTCCGCGAACTTCCCGTCCAGCGGTGTGAAGTCGAGGTAGGCCTGCCGGTCCCACTTCTCGTCACTGTCGTGCACGAACGCCCGCCACATCACGATCCCGCCGTACGGTCTCAGCGCGCCCGCCAGCAGATTGGCCCCGTCGGCGTGGGTGCGTCCGTAGTCCAGCGGCCCGGGGCGGCCCTCGGAGTTGGCCTTCACCAGGAAGCCGCCGAAGTCCTCGATCTTGCCGTAGATCTCCCCGGCCTTCCTCGTCCACCAGTCGCGCACCCCCGGGTCGAAGGGGTCGGCGGTGTCCAGTCCGCCCAGGTCGATGGGGGCGGCGAAGTTCGCCGTGACGTACAGCGCCACGCCGTAGCGGCGCAGTACCCCGGCCAGCGCGGCCAGCTTGGTCAGGAACGGCTCGGCGAGGTAGTCCGCCGGGGTGTTGACATTGTTGATCACGGCGCCGTTGATGCCGAGCGAGGCCAGGGCCCGTGCGTAGTCCGTGTACCGGGTGTCGAGTTGCGGCAGCTTCTCCCAGTCGAAGAAGGACCGGCCCGCATAGCCGCGCTCGATCGAACCGTCGTCGTTGTCCCAGTGGTTGGCCATGCGCAGCGGGGTCGCCGGGCGCTCGGTGAGGTCGACGTGTTCCAGCGGCCGTCGGGTCTGGACGAGCCGCAGCAGGTGGAAGGCGCCGTAGAGCACACCGCGGTCGCCCAGTGCCGCCACCACGGTGAAGTGTGTGCCGCGCCGGGTGACCCGGCGGACGACGTAGCCCTCGTCGCCGAGTTCGGCCAGGTCGGCCGCGGGGACGAGCTCGCGGATCAGGGCGGAACTCGTCGGGGTGCCCACCACGAGTGCCGCGTGTGAGGGGGTGCTGGTGCGTGGCGCCACCCGGATACCGAGCAGCCCGGTGAGCGCGCGGACCAGCTCCTGCTCCGCCGACCGCTGGAGCGGGCCGCCCCCTTGCCGGACGAGCGTCCCCAACGCGGCCCGGTACCGCCCCAGTTGACCGGGATCCTCCACCCGCCGGTAGCGCAGCCACAGGTCGTACCCGTCCTCGGCGGGCAACGCGGCCGTGGATGGTCCGGCGCCGGGGACCGGCTGCGCCGACGCGGGGGCGGAGAGGCCGAGCGATGCGGCTGTGCTTCCCAGAGCGGCCGCGGACAGAAGGCTGCGGCGCCGTATTCCTGAGCTCATGCGTCCCACTTCCGTTGCAGAACGAACAGTGCACATCCAGGCCAGGACCAAGCTCCGCAACCGTCACACTCATCACGACATGTGTCAACACAACGAACCACAAGGGAACATGGCACCCTTGTCACTCATCAAAATCCAACACAGCTGAGCTGGCGTCAGGGCGCGTCCGTCGCGCGGGCGAGCGCTGCCGCGTGGTGGTGGAAGGCGCGGCGGACCGCCGGGAAGCGGCGGGGCTCGCGGCTGGGGTGGACGCGGTTGGTGAGCAGGACGTAGTAGCGGCCTCCCGCCCCGTTCACCCCCGGCTCCACCCACAGGCTCGTCCCCGTGAAGCCCGTATGGCCGTACGAGGATGGACCCATCGCCGTACCGACCGGCGAGCCCACCGCGTCCTGCCCCTGCCAGCCGAGGCAGCGGCGCAGCGGGAGGCCCTCCGTATGGCAGGCGGTCATCCGGGCGAAGCCGGCCGCGCTCAGCAGACCCTCGCCGCCCGCCGCGAGCGCCCGGCCCAGCCGGTCCACATCGGCCAGCGACGCGAACAGACCGGCGTGTCCGCAGACCCCGCCCAGCACCACCGCGTTCTCGTCGTGCACCTGGCCGGTCACCAGCCGGCCGCGCCAGGTGCACAGCTCCGTGGAGACCGCTCGCTCGCGGGCCGCCGGACCGGGCGCGAACACCGTCTCGCGCATGCCGAGCGGCGCGCACACCTGCTGTGCGACCAGCTCGTCCAGGCCGGTGGCGGTGGCGCGTTCGAGCATCAGGCCGAGCAGGATGAAGCCCGCGGAGGAGTACTCCACCACCGTGCCCGGCGCCCCGCGCAGCGGCAGCTCGCGCAGGGCGGCCAGCAGTCCGTCCCGGTCGGAGTGGGCCCGCCACAGGGGGGTGCCGCCGGGCAGTCCTGAGGTGTGGGCGAGCAACTGGGCGAGGGTGATGTCCGCCTTGCCCGGCACGCGGCGGTACTCCGGCAGATACGCGCCGACCGTGTCGTCGAGGCGCAGCGCTCCCGCCTCCGCCAGCCGCAGTGCGGCCAGGCCCACGATCGGCTTCGTCACCGAGGCCAGGTCCCACAGTTCGGTGCCGTTCAGCTCCGCCCCGCCCCGACTGCGGGTGCCCAGATGCCCGTGGACCGTCCGCCCGGCCGCGGTGCCGACCGACCAGGCGGCCGCGGAGTAGATCCCGGTCCGGCGGCCGGCTGCCAGGAGTCCTTCGAGCGGCGCCGGTTCGGCCGCCTCGTGCGGTCCGGCTCTTCCCGTCCGTTCCGCTGCCTGTGTGGTCCGACCGCCCGCGGCCCCGCTCACTCCTGCCCCCGCACGATCCCCAGCGTCCCCGCGCCGCCGCGCAGCGCCGCCGACACCGTACCGGCGGCGGCGCGCACCATCGGCCCCAGCATCGCCACGCTCGCCTCGTCCAGCGTGAACGTCAGCCCGACGATGCCGACCGCGCCGGCGACCTGGCCGCCGGGCCCCAGCACCGGGGCCGCGATGGCGCGGACGTCCTGCTCCGCGTACTCGTCGTCCACCGCGTAGCCCTGTTCGCGCACGGTGGGCAGGGCCGCGAGCACGGCCGCCGGGTCCGTCACCGTCCGCGGCGTACGGGCCGGGAGGGGCGCGCTGCCCAGCAGCTCCGCCGCCATCGGCGACGGAAGGGCCGACAGCATCGCCCAGCCCACCGCCGAGCAGTACAGCGGGACTTCGCCACCCGCGGCCGGCGCCATGTGGTACGCGGACGACGGCTCCGAGTGGGTCACATGCACCGCCACGGCGCCGTCCCGTACCGAGAAGTGGGCCAGGTGGCCGGTGCGCTGCCGCAGGTCGTCCAGGACCGGGCGGGCCAGCCGCAGCTCGCGGCTGGACGCCATCGTCGTGGCGGCGAGCCCGAGCAGACGCGGTCCGGCTTGGTAGTTGCCGCCGGGGCCCGGGACCGCGTATCCGGCGTCGGCGAAGGTCTGCAGCAGACGGTGGACGGTCGGCTTCGGCAGCCCCGTGCGGGCGGCGAGATCGGCCAGGCGGTGCGGGGCATCGGGCTGGACCAGTGCGTCCAGCACCTCGAGTGCCTTGTCCACCGGGCCCTTTGCGGCGGCACGCGGCTCTTCGCGGTGGCTCGCGGGGGTATTGACCGAGTTCGGCATGTCTCTCACCCTAACCCATCGCCGTTCCGTCATCCGGAACGGAGAGACGATTCATCGGAACGCCTCCTCCGTGCCCGGTACGACGGCCACCACGTCGATCTCCACCAGGATGTCCATCAGATCCGAGCCGACGGTGGTGCGCACCGGGCACGGCTCGCTGAAGAACGCGCGGTAGGCGGCATCGTAGGCGGCGAAGTCCCGCTTCAGGTGCTGCAGATGCGTCGTCACCTTCACCACGTCCCGCAGGGTCAGCCCCTGTTCGGCCAGCACGGCGGCGACATTGCGCAGCACCTGTGCGGTCTGTGCCCCGACGCCTTCCGGAATCCCGCCCGTCACCGGGTCCTGCGGGCCGAAGCCCGCCGTGTAGAGGAACCCGCCCGCCACCACGCCCTGGGAGTAGGCACCCGCGGGGCGAGGGGCCCCGGCCGTGTGCACGGCCCGCATGCTTATCCGCTCGCTCATCCCGTCAGGTCCCCGTCCCGCTCGTTGGCCGCGGCGTAGTACCGGAGCTTCTCCTCGTCCACGCTCACCCCCAGCCCCGGTCCCGTCGGCACCCTCAGCCGGCCGTTCTCCAGGTGCAGCGGCTCGATGATGTCGCCGGCGTGCAGGTAGTACATGCTGTCGATGGCGCGCGAGAGCACCGGGGTGCTGGAGACGACGGCCAGATGCGCTGCCGTGGCGATGCCGAGCTCGCCACCGCTGTGCAGGTTCATGCCCAGACCGAAGGTCTCGCAGTGCGCGGCGAGCGCCTTGGTCGCCGCGATCCCGCCCCACTTGTAGACGTCACCGTGGATGACGTCGACGGCGTTCAGCCGCATGGCGGGGGCGAACTCCTCGAAGCGCACGACGCACATGTTGGTGCACAGCGGGATGCGCACCTTCGCCTTCACCTGGCTCATCCCCTCGATGCCGACGCAGGGGTCCTCCAGATACTCCAGATCGAGTTCCTCCAGGGCGATACCGGCGCGTATCGAATCGGGGACCGACCAGGCCGCGTTCGGGTCGACACGCAGGTTCACCTCGGGCAGCGCCTCGCGCACCGCGCGCAGGATGGCGACATCGCCCGCGCAGTCCTTCGTGCCCTTGAGCTTGACGGCCTCGAAGCCGCCCTCCGCCACGACGCGCACCGCGTGCTCCGCCATCGCCTTCGGCAGGCCCGGGCCGTCCGTGCCCGGCGCGTCGGCGCGGGTGATGAGCGCGGTGATGGGGACCTCCTCGCGGACCGCGCCGCCCAGCAGATCGGTGACGGACTGATCGGTGGCCTTGCCCATCGCGTCCCAGCAGGCGACATCGAGGGCGGCGATCGCCGCGTAGCCGAGGTAGCCGTAGAAGAACGGCACCATGTGCTGCTTGCGGTGAAAGCTCTCCAGCGCGAACGGGCTGGTCCCGATCAGGTCCGGGGCCATCGACCGGACGATGGCGGCGACCGGTGCGCCCCACATAGTCTCGCCCCAGCCCTCGACACCCTCGTCGGTGCGAATGCGCACCACGGTGCGGGTCTCGCCCGTCTTGGTCTCGAACGAGCTGGTGAAGGGATTGACGAGGGGGAGGTTGACCACCCATACGTCGACATCAGTGATCTTCATTGCTGCTCCTCGCATCATCGGGGTGACCGGCTCGCCGCGTCGAAGGCCTGGATCGCCCGGGCCAGTCCTCGCGCCCGGTCCTCCAGCAGCCCATCGCCCCGGGTGGCGTCGGCATCGGAGGCGTCGTCCGTGGAGCCGCCGACCCGCTCCCACTCCCCGTGGCGTTCCACGGTCAGGCCCGGGTAGGGCGGGGCGTCGAACAGGGGCGGCGGTTCGACCGGAGCGCGGGCCGGCACGGGCGTCCGCACCAGGTCCGGGTGGGCCGCCAGCATGAGTGACGTCTCGAACCATCCGGCATGCCCCGGGGTGACTTCCGGCCGCCCCGCTCCGTCCTCACCCGCGGTGAGGGTCCAGTACGAGCAGGCGGCGACCGTCACCGGGGAACGCAGCGCGAACCGCTTCACGGCGAGCCGCATGATCTCGTCGTTGCCGCCATGGCCGTTCACGACCATGATGCGGCGGTATCCGCTGGTCACCAGCGAGTCGAGGATGTCGTCCAGGACCGCGCCCAAGGTCGCCGCGGAGAGCGAGACGGCGGCCGCGAACAAGTGGTGCGGGCTGTGCCCGAAGGGCAGCGCCGGCAACCGCACCACGCCCGGCCCGGCCTCCCGGGCGAGCATGTCCAGCGCGCGGTCCACCACCTCCTCGACCAGGAGGGTGTCGGTGCCCATCGGAAGGTGTGAGGCGTGCTGTTCCTGCGAACCGATGGGCAGCAGAGCGATGCCCTCCTCACCGGCCCGGCGCACCTCGCGCCAGGTGAGTTCGGTCAGTCTCGATTGGCTCACGGTGCTACCTCTCCGAAACGGGGCCATGGCAGAGTCGGCGCATGGCCCACAAACGTTCTCCGTTGCGACTGGTCCCCGAGGCCGCGCCGCAACCGGCCGCCCCCCGGGCGCCCCGGCGGCTGGGCGCCGTCGAGCTGGTCCCCGGCCGGGTCGGGGCGGCCGTACTGTCCATGGCGGGCCGGATCCTGGACCGCACCGAGTCGTCGTACGACGCGGCCACCGCCACCCCCGCGGACATCGACACGGCGCTGGCCGCGGCCGCCGGAGTCTTCGCCGGCCATGAACTCCAGGGGATCGGGGTGGCCGCCGCAGGGCTCGTGGACCCCGTCACGGGCCTGATCATGGAGGTGAACGACGCGCCCGGACTGCACGGCTATCCGGTCACGGAACGGCTCGGCGCGCTCACCGGGGCGAGCGTGCGGGTGGAGCACCGGGCGCGACTGCAGGTGCTCGGCGACCGCTGGTTCGGCGCCGGGCGCGGACGGCGCACCTTCGCCTCGGTCTCCACGGGCGAGGTGCTCGGCGTGGGGCTCCTCTACGACGGCGAGGTGATGGCCCCGCCCGGCGGGCGCAGCGGTGCCCATATGACCGTGTCGGCCAGCGGCGAGCGGTGCACCTGCGGGAACCGCGGCTGCTGGAAGACCGTGGCCACCACCGGCTGGCTGCGGGCCCGGGCCCGCGCCGTGGGGCTCGGCGGCCAGACGTCCCTGGAGGCACTGGTCAACCGCGGGGACGCGCTCGCCGGGCAGGTGGTGGAGGAGTACGCGCACAACCTCGCTCTGGGGCTGGTGAACGTGCAGCAGCTCTTCGCACCCGGCCTCTTCATCCTGCACGGCGAGGCGCGCGAGGGCGGTGAGCCCTTCCGCACGGTGGTGGAGGAGCGGCTGCGGGACGCCGTCGCCTTCTCGGGCGCCGAGCAGCCGCGGGTGCTGGTCGGCACGGCCGCCGTCGACGATGTCGCGCTGCTCGGCGGCGCCGGTCTCGTCGTCTCGCATCTGTAGCGCGCGGGCGGTCATCGGCTCTCTTCGCCCGTCAGGGACAGCCGGTCCGCGGCACGGCGGCCCCTGCGCGGGTCGAGGACCGGCACCGCGTCGAGCAGTTGCCGCGTGTAGGGGTGCCGAGGGGTGCGCAGCACCGCGGCCGTCTCGCCCACCTCGACCAGGCGCCCCCGGCGCATCACCGCGACCCGGTCGGCCACCTGCCGTACGACGGCCAGGTTGTGCGAGACGAACACATAGGTGAGGCCCAGCCGGCTCTGCAGATCCGCCAGCAGGTCGAGGACGGTGGCCTGCACCGAGACATCCAGTGCGCTGGTGGGCTCGTCGAGCACCAGCAGACGGGGCCGGAGCGCCAGGGCCCGTGCGATCGAGACGCGTTGGCGCTGACCGCCGGAGAACTCGTGCGGATAGCGGTCCTGGATGCCGGCGTCCAGGCCCACGGCCTCCAGGAGTTCCCCGACCCGTTCCCTGGTGCGGGCCCGGGCGCGCCGCCCGCGGGCCTCGGGATCGTGGGTGACCAGCGGTTCGGCGACGATGTCGGTGATGCGCATCCGCGGGTTCATGCTGGAGTACGGGTCCTGGAGGACCACCTGCATCTGGCGGCGTACGGCACGCAGCCCGGCGGGGGAGAGGGCGGCGAGGTCCTGTCCGTCGAAGCGCACGCTTCCGGCGGTGGGCTCGACGAGCTTGAGCAGCAGCCGGGTCAGGGTGGTCTTGCCACAGCCGGACTCGCCGACCAGGGCGAGGGTCTCCCCTTCGTGGACCTCGAGCGAGACGTCGTCGACGGCCACGTTCACCGTCCTGGTGCCGAACTCCTTGCGCAGGCCGACGAGTTCCAGGAGGACCTTTCCGCCCGGGGGCGCGGGCGCAGCGGCTTCGGTGGTCATGCCGCCTCCAATCGCGGGGTGGCGGCGAGCAGTTCGCGGGTGTAGTCGTCGGCCGGACGGTCGAAGACGTCGAGCACGTTGCCGGTCTCGACGACCTTGCCCCGGTTCATGACCACGACACGGTCGGCGGTCTCCGCCACGACCGCGAGGTCGTGGGTGATCAGCACGACCGCCATGCCGTGCTTGTCCTGGAGGGAGACGAGCAGGTCGAGGATCTGGCTCTGCACGGTGACGTCCAGGGCGGTGGTCGGCTCGTCGGCGATGAGCAGGCGGGGCCGGCCCACCAGCGCGGTCGCGATCATCACGCGCTGGCGCAGGCCGCCGGAGAGTTCGTGCGGGTACTGCCGGTAGCGCAGGGCCGGGTCGGGTATGCCGACCTCCTCCAGCGTGTCCAGCGCGGCGTCCCTGGCCTCGGCGCGGGAGATGCCGGTGTGGTGCCTGAGCACCTCGGCCACCTGCGCCCCGACGCGCTGCAGCGGATCGAGGCAGGTCATCGGGTCCTGGAACACCATGGCGATGTCGCGGCCCCGGATCCGGCCGAGTTCCTTCTCCGAGAGCGTCAGCAGGTCACGTCCGTCGAAGAGGATCTCACCGCCGGCGTAGACACACGGAGGGCTCGGGTTCAGGCGCGGCACGGACAGTGCGGTGGCGGTCTTCCCGCTGCCCGACTCGCCGACGATGGCGAGCGTCTCACCGGCCCGGACGTGGAGGGAGACGTCCCTCACCGCGTGCACGACGGAGGTCTCGAGCCTGAAGTCGACGCTGAGGCCGTTGATTTCCAGCAGCGGCTGCTCGTCGGCCGGCCGCTTCGACGGGTCGGTTGTCGGTCGGTCGATGGTCATCGGCGGTAGGCCTTCGGGTCCGCGACGTCCCGCAGGGCGTCGCCGGTGATGTTGATGGCGAGAGAGGTCAGCATCAGCGCGATGCCGGGGAACACGGCGACCCACCAGGAGGTGCCCAGATAGAGCTGGCCGTCGGAGAGCATGGCGCCCCAGGTGACCGTCTCCTTGGGCACGCCCAGGCCCAGATAGCTCAGGGACGCCTCGGCCACGATCGCGGCGGCGACGTGCAGGGTTCCGATGGTGGCCAGCGGCGCCATCACATTGGGCAGCAGATGGCGGCGCATGATGGTGACGTCGGTGACGCCGATCGCCCGGGCCTCGGTGATGAAGTCGCGGGTGCGCAGCGACATCACCTCGGACCGCACGACGCGGGCGTAGGAGACCCAGCCGGTGAAGCCGAGCACCAGGATCACGTACCACAGACCCGAGCCGAGGAAGCCGACGATGGCCAGGGCCAGGAGCAGCGAGGGGAAGGCGAGCTGGACGTCGGCCAGCCGCATCAGCACCCGGTCCGCCCAGCCGCCGAAGTAGCCGGAGGCCAGTCCCACGACGGTGCCGATGACACCGGCGAGCAGGGCGGCCCCCGCGCCGACGAGCAGCGAGACCCGGGCGCCGTAGATGACCCGCGAGAGCATGTCGCGGCCCAGCTGGTCGGTGCCGAGGAGGTGGGCGCCGCTGCCGCCGTCCTGCCAGGCGGGGGGCCGCAGCCGCAGGAGGAGGTTCTGCGCGTTGGGGTCGTAGGGGGCGACGAGCGGTG
Coding sequences:
- a CDS encoding ATP-binding cassette domain-containing protein, translated to MTTEAAAPAPPGGKVLLELVGLRKEFGTRTVNVAVDDVSLEVHEGETLALVGESGCGKTTLTRLLLKLVEPTAGSVRFDGQDLAALSPAGLRAVRRQMQVVLQDPYSSMNPRMRITDIVAEPLVTHDPEARGRRARARTRERVGELLEAVGLDAGIQDRYPHEFSGGQRQRVSIARALALRPRLLVLDEPTSALDVSVQATVLDLLADLQSRLGLTYVFVSHNLAVVRQVADRVAVMRRGRLVEVGETAAVLRTPRHPYTRQLLDAVPVLDPRRGRRAADRLSLTGEESR
- a CDS encoding ROK family protein encodes the protein MAHKRSPLRLVPEAAPQPAAPRAPRRLGAVELVPGRVGAAVLSMAGRILDRTESSYDAATATPADIDTALAAAAGVFAGHELQGIGVAAAGLVDPVTGLIMEVNDAPGLHGYPVTERLGALTGASVRVEHRARLQVLGDRWFGAGRGRRTFASVSTGEVLGVGLLYDGEVMAPPGGRSGAHMTVSASGERCTCGNRGCWKTVATTGWLRARARAVGLGGQTSLEALVNRGDALAGQVVEEYAHNLALGLVNVQQLFAPGLFILHGEAREGGEPFRTVVEERLRDAVAFSGAEQPRVLVGTAAVDDVALLGGAGLVVSHL
- a CDS encoding ABC transporter permease; translated protein: MTLMSPAATGHAPAAAPAGGSRSVVLRALLRNKLAVLALAVLAVLLIAALFAPLVAPYDPNAQNLLLRLRPPAWQDGGSGAHLLGTDQLGRDMLSRVIYGARVSLLVGAGAALLAGVIGTVVGLASGYFGGWADRVLMRLADVQLAFPSLLLALAIVGFLGSGLWYVILVLGFTGWVSYARVVRSEVMSLRTRDFITEARAIGVTDVTIMRRHLLPNVMAPLATIGTLHVAAAIVAEASLSYLGLGVPKETVTWGAMLSDGQLYLGTSWWVAVFPGIALMLTSLAINITGDALRDVADPKAYRR
- a CDS encoding ATP-binding cassette domain-containing protein, with protein sequence MTIDRPTTDPSKRPADEQPLLEINGLSVDFRLETSVVHAVRDVSLHVRAGETLAIVGESGSGKTATALSVPRLNPSPPCVYAGGEILFDGRDLLTLSEKELGRIRGRDIAMVFQDPMTCLDPLQRVGAQVAEVLRHHTGISRAEARDAALDTLEEVGIPDPALRYRQYPHELSGGLRQRVMIATALVGRPRLLIADEPTTALDVTVQSQILDLLVSLQDKHGMAVVLITHDLAVVAETADRVVVMNRGKVVETGNVLDVFDRPADDYTRELLAATPRLEAA